In the genome of Pungitius pungitius chromosome 5, fPunPun2.1, whole genome shotgun sequence, the window AACTCGCACGCTTTCTGAGCAGCAGCAAGGAGGTgagcagagacacaaacactagTGGGTTGGGTGTGTTGTCATTTGACATTGGATCTAAAAACAATGGTGCGATTTGACAAAAAACTCAGGACACttattgaagaaaacatttctcTTCGTACAATTTCACATATGGTGGTACAGACGGCCGCGTACGCTTCAGCAAGGAGGGTCGTACCACGTCACCCAGAGCAGGGGAATCCACTTGGTTTTCATGTAGTCAGACTGAGGGacactgtgctgtttttttttttttcagtttttctttttagattctGAACAGTCTGATGTTGGAAGAGaaaatggaggagaaaaaaaatataaacaacctgtagtatttttaatttatgttttttttcttttttttctcgcaaaTGTCTTAATAAGCAATATGCTGCACAAAGtagagtgtgtttttttcagccGGACGAGCTTtctctctggaggggggggggtagcagagAAAGTGGAGCATTAGGaatggaaggagggaaggaaaggtGGCGGGGTATTTaatatgggggaaaaaagtctatgtatatttaaaagaataaactCTGCGACTGGCGAGTAGCGACtgtgtttgttgtggttttttGATTGAAAACTGTCTCACGTCTGTAACGCTGTAACTCTGTCTCAAGCGACTCTATTAACCGGCCGAGTAGTAACTAGTAAACTGAGCTTCATGTGTGATATCGCTGGTGTTCCCCTGAACCAGAGCCTTCCTCAGAACAGTTTCAGCTTCTCGTAAACTGTCTTCAAGTGTGATAAACGTTTACGAGAACTGAGATTCAGCTCAATTTAAATCACTTGCCGCTTCTACGGCTCCACTGGAACTGCTGAGTGCGATGAACAGATAAATATCAATGTCAAATAAAGCAtggctgaaaaaaaatacatcctaTTTAAATATTAACTAAGCTAAACTCAAAATACATGAATGTATGTCTCACCAACAAAGCGCTCATTCGTGGATGCACCGAAATATGGACAGCAGCTTTGTCGTGGACTAATGGGACCATTGTCGTTTGTATAACATCCAAAATATGGTTTTCAGGATGAGGTTAAACTTTTTATGTCAAGCCCCCTTTTGACGATACAGGAattttgaagcctttttttccccgaTTGCGAATTTGCAGCCACTGTTGTCACTCAGTTATTTAAgacaatgaaaaatgtatttccacaTGTAAACTGGGTCCCTGGGATTGCACCCGAGCATTttctgccccctggtggcagGAGTTGGTATTGTTACCTCATGACTCGAGGCCTGGACCAGGGTGGCATAAGAAAACATGAAAGCATTCGATGAGGTGCAGGTAGGCGGTCATGACATACCTTTGCAACAATCTTTGTCCTTCTGTATGCTCAGTATGTGCAGTGGAGGAAGGTCTGACCCAGGTAAATCTGCATTGACTCACTCTGCTATAACAGCTCTGCAGTGCCTCTCTACCTTCCTCGCTCCCGGGCAGTGTGATGTCTCGGGGGTGTAAATGTTTACTGCTCTCGTCAGGTGAAATAATTTGACACACATAGGTGGTGCAAACGTCTGAATACTAACCGATCCATCATTAAATGGGACTCATTCTTGCTCAAACAGAAACactgaatttttttatttttacagcatCCTAGACATGAAATGAATCCGTGCCATGAGAACAGAAAACACTCAACATCCCCCAAAAATCCCAAAAGCTGGTTGTTGATTTAAGTtcctattttttaataaatacatgacaAGATAATATACTGGtgtgttattattaattattctcTATTCCCATGGCGAGTacagttcctcctcctcctatatGACGTCAACCAGTGTGTGCGCCGCGCCCTCGATGGCCTGGCTCAGGACCGACAGGTGGTAGTGCACTTTGGCCCAGTCGCCGGCTTGCCCCGTGGTCTCGGCGTTGGCGAAGGCATCAGCCAGACCCGGGAAGGTTGGCTTACCGGCGCTACTCGAGGCCCAGATAACATGCCTGGGGGAATCACAGGGAGATGGAAGAGTGAGAAAACGAGCACTCCAAAAAGGCTCTGAGCCTGACACGTCATCATCTCACCTGTATGCGTGTTTATCTGGGAAGGCCAGGGGGTCCAAGAAGGCTCGGTCCAGCAGCATGAGCTGGTCGTTGATCCTCCTGACCTTCAGCGGCCTGAGAGACGAGAGACAGGCGGAGAAGGACATTCACACACCGACATTCGCTTTGGACGCCGAAGGAGATGAAGACGTGCACCTTCTGGGCTCTTACGTTTCATTGGCCGGGTCGGAGCTGCGGATCACCTGGTCCAGATGAGTAGCCGCGCTGCGAAAGCTGGCCACGGCGCGTTCCAGTGGTTCTGAAGCAAAACACAACGGATCAGCTGTGCAGCTTTTCGGCTCAAAAGACCCCCCGGCCTCCCCCCTGCTCTGATCTTCTGTGAGTGCTGCCTGCAGgttctttttttaagaatttGTCTCTTACATCTGTCTATTAGAGGAAATGCAGTAAGTCAAACGACTATTGCAGTGACCTCGGCTCTATTCAAAAACACCGACGTCCTGACTCATTGGAACATAAAACGCAGGTGAAATGAATTTGCCTGCAGAGGATTTTCTACTGGTGCGCTGTACCACCCATAGCACCTGTGCCTGCCCTTACCCATGGAGATGTTCTGAGCTTGCGTTTGGGTCTGATAAAGGGTGACTGCTGTGTTGAGGTAGTCCTCCAGACTCTCTGCGTAGTCGCTGCAGTTCAACGGCAACAGCAGGCTGTCAGCCAGTCGGATCAGGACGTTTCCTGCCGTCCTGGCGATGGCCTGGTGGCTGGTGAACCCTGAGAGcaacatgatcacatgttgGAAATGGTTTTGCTCTCTTTCCAGTTGTCCAAATTTGTCAACGTGAGATGGAAAAATTGAGTAGAGGAAAAcattgtgtgtaaataaatgtgtgCGTTGTGTCACAGCTCACCGGGATCAATGAACTTTGAAGCGTAGTCGAAGGTGTCGTACGCTGTGTGGTACGCCGGGTATATCCGGGCATTTGTTTTACTCTGTATGAAAGAAAATCACCTTAGATCCGTTTGGAAGGGAAGATTTAAGAGGCGCGTTGTGACTGACTTCTATCCCCGTCAGATTTGGGTAAATAAATCACCGTAATACAGGTGAAGAACTTAAGAAATTGGATCATTTGGAGTTTGCCACCATTACAGTAACTGAAAAGGCAGTGAGTCGTACCCTGTCGTATGTGTACGAAATGTCCATCGAAGGGATTCCCAGGTAATGGACGAAGGCGGCGTAATCACTCCCTGCTCCTGTCAAGTATCCCACCCTGTCAAATAAAGACACCAAGCGTCTTGGGCCCGAGATACTCCGCGGAAGGTACGAGGGCGTTATCCGCTAAAGATCTGGGATGAAGAGCAACAACCGGGTGCAAAGTGAGGTACGTTCAGGCAGGCGGGACTGTTACCTGGGAACGGGTCCGTGGGCCGAGCTGGTCCTGTTGGCGTATCGGATCCAGTTGTCGTACACAGATGTGGCGCCCAGCCCGGGCGCATCGACCTGCGTGAACAAACAACCCTTTTCACCTGGACAACGGtttcttttgaaagtaacacacgtgttttggggggttgttgttgttgttgtttttttaagcgcTGACCTGTTTCGCGGCTGTGAAGATGACGTTCTGAAGGGAAGGCATCCCAGAGGCCCTGAGAGTGGCGTTGGCTGCGGGGGGGCGGAAGATGAACGTCTTCATGCAGTTAACGTTTTGTACCAGAAAATAATACGAGTCTTCGAGGTCAAAAACGTCTTAAAACATCTGAACTTTCTTATGAGGAAATTTGGGATTTCAGGTGAAACCGACAGGGCTTTTGACGGCTTCTTACCAAAAACAGCTATATCCACGTTGATGTAAGCAACAGTTCGCTCACTTAGCTTGGCGAAGTATTgctggaggggaggaaaaaagaagaagatcaagGTCACATTTGCCCCATATTTGTAAGTTTACTAACAATACTTGATAGTTCATGAACAAATCACCTCGGCGTACTCTGCCGACCCGATGAGGCCAAACTCCTCCGCCCCCCAGCTTCCAAAGATGATGGACCTGCGAGGCCTCCAGGTGCCTAAAACGAGGGAACGGGAGGTTCAAACGGCGTCCGCAGAGCCGCCGGGTGTTTCATTCGTCCGTGACGTGACAGCCCTCACCCTTCTTCACCATCCTGCCCAGCACTCGGGTCAGTTCCAGCATGACGGAGGTCCCGCTGCTTGGGTCGATGGCGCCGTGAACCCAGCTGTCCCTGTGGTTCCCGTAGATCACGTACCGGtctgcggacacacacacacacacacacacgtcgggtCGGTGGGGAGTGATCGCAGGCCGCCGCGAGGGGGGATGAGATGGTGGATGGAGGTTTGGGGGTGGAAGGCCTCACCTGGCTCCTCGCTCCCTCGGATCACCCCCATCACATTGGAGGAGTTCTTTGTCACTGCGGTGTTGAAGATTGCCAGTTTCACATCGCTGGAAAAAGAGAGGTTCAAGACAAAAGGgactgatttttttaatttattttcttaaacgTGTCTGGCAGGTGACCACCTGTCTCTGAAGGCAGACGTCGGTTTGAACCCCGGGCCGCCGAAGTTGTAGGTGCATTTGAATGCTCCCCGCCAACCAACCGGAGCTTCCGTTCCACCAAGCtcactgattaaaaaaacaaatggatgaacAGGTTCAGAGTTTGCTGCAAACCCATTTTTACATGTAATAATCCCCCAAATCCGATTTGTCTCATTACAAACCAGATGAGCTTTTCGGCATCCTCGAACCCGATGGGTTGGATTGGAATGGGAGGGATCCCAGTGATGTTCTCCTCTGGAATTCTGTAAGTTTCCtctgtgaaaataataattcatcatttttagAATCATTGATAGAGAAATTtcagtataaaataaaaacaatttgaatgacCCAATTCGGTGTTAGTATGGATCTTTAAAGCTATTGGACTGTGTTGGAGCAGCACTGAAAAAAGCATGAGTCACCGGTTACCTTTGGCAGCCAGGTAAGGAGTGAGCATGTCGCCATAGCGAGTGTTGAACGACCCTCTCTCCACGCCAGATGGCGGCATGTACCAGGAGTGAGGATACGTCTCGCTGGCGTCCGACATGAGGCCGTCGTTGATGTCCAGGGGGTCCGTGTAGACCAGCACGCCGACGACTCCGTAGGGTGCCGCGTTGATGGCCTGCGCGAGACGCACGTGGCATTTGATTAACAATGCAAATGATATTGATACAATGCATTGGTACACACCTTTCAATAAGCATATTTACACTAGTGTTATCGTTTTTATGCTTCTTTATAGTTGGTGATCGGCGTTGACTCTAGTTTTGTTAAGTTGGTCCTCGAACCTTTTGTCTATTAATACAAGCGGGCCATTGAAAGATCACATATGGAAGAAATTTGCTAAAGCACTCAAAAGCTCGCCAGCATGAAACAGTTTATCTTGCTTTAACATCTAGTCCAAGATCTGAATTAAAAAGATGGTAAATGACTCACTTTGTCGGCTCTTCCCGCGCCGCCATATCTGGTGATTGCGATCGTTCCTCTCAAGTCCACCGCCTCACTTAACAGCTTGTAGTCACCTGGTTTCCCCTGGTTGGCGTACACCAGTTTCCCCTAAAACCACAAAAGTATTTAAACTGAAATGACAACAATTGGTCAATAGCAGTGTGCCCCAGTGATCTCTTCATGACACGTTCAGGTAATCACAGCAGACGGAAGTAGAATTTATACCAAAAGGGCTGCATTTACACAATATGTACAGGACATCCATACATTAATTAACGCAACTTCCTGAAGATCCTTTTACTGGACTCTTACCGTTATTCCAAATATATTGATAGAAAGACGTTTGTATAACCGACAAAAGATGTTATTTTATTCCTCTCTTTATTGCAAGTTTTATCTCTGTCCCCTCCTGCCTGAAATAAATGGTCCTAGAAAGTAACAAGCAGGCTTTGTCACCCTGAACAGATGGGCCCTTGTTGGCTTATCAATGCAGTTTCCCTGATAAGAGAAGCTAAAGGTTTTAGCCTTGATGAGGACGCCATAAAAGTTAGGAATTGCTGTTTAGTGgtacttaaaaatatatatcagactttctttctttcaaactgGGCCTTCCCCAAAGCTCCAGGTCTGCATTTAAATGAGATTTTGTACACTGGAATAAGTGTCTCTTATCTGTCTTCTGTCAGAGTGACCTGTTAATGTGTGAGCCAGGAAAATGACCATCATGTGATTTTTACAGCGTCAGTAAACTATTCCCGAAATGATGTACGACTCGGGGAAAGCGGAGGCTCCATAAACACGGTTCTATAATTGCATTTCGCCATCAATCTCTTTATTCATACAACTTTTGTGGGCAATAAAAATGGTGGTTGTTTCTTGAAGTCTTACTGGATAAAACTTAACTTAATCTGCTCATGAACTTATACACAATTTACTTTCCTGACAACGAGTAAGTGAAGTTTGATTtcataatgaataaaatcacgGGAAAGCACTGTCATGTACTGGGGACTTTTTTATTCATCCCATTAAATATGTCTATTTTTTCCCGGAAATTGGTTTACCAGCATCAAAGCAATAAAACCCCAACCTCTTGATTAACGAATACTGATAACAAACACTGGGTAAAcacagccgcacacacacacacatcagacacacaacgaaggcccccttttttttgaaCACAGTACCTTCGGCTCTCCGGGGGGGGAGTACGCGGCGTACGGCTGCACCACCTCGGGGTCCTTTTGGTCCTCGGTGTagaccttctccttctccctcgcGGTGTACAGCACGTCGGCGGCGGCGTTCACTGAAACGAGGCGACTCACGGTGGACGCTCATGGTGCCAGTtgcagagagagtgtgtgtcggGCTGCATTAGATTGGCTAATCTCCATTCATCTGCTCGGAGGTCGtgtcacttttttttgggggggggggcggctccggGCCAATATTTTGCATCTGGATTTCACAGTAGTGTCTGGGACCAGCGCAGGATGTCCTACTGTCTCGCCAAAAGTTTTACTACCCCACCTGTTTTCAACCACTTAAAagcttaatatttaaaaaaaaaaaaggactcacCGACAGTGACCTTGTTGGGTTTCGTGGGGTCAGGGAAGGACAGGTAGACCAGGTACTCCTCTCTCCAGGCCTGGTCCAGACCCGTGTCGGGGTCCTGCCACCTCTTCAGCATGAGCTGCACCGTCTGCTCGTCTCCAGCCGTGGTGGCCATGTGGGGCACTTTGGTCAGCTCACTGGGGAACAAAGAAAGGTTCGCTCCTGTGATGTTCTCAGGGTCATTCGCGGCCTTAAAAGGACCATGTGAAAATGTCAAGGGGTTCCTTAAGGAAAAACCAAAAATGAGGCTAAAGAATGTCTGAGCCTTCAGTCCTTCAGACTGAATTTTAACTTGAAAACCCAAATTCAAAACACTCTGAATAGAAGTTGAAATCCTTTTAAGCACCTCTTTATTTACAACTCACCGGAGGTTTTGCTCAATCTGGACGTTGTCCACCTCAGACAGAAACTTGTGGACGAGGCTCTCGTCCAGGTCCTTCTCCCAGGAGTAGGGGCTCCTGGCGATGCCGTAGTGGCCGATCAGGATCCCGGCGGTCAGCACGAGAGCGCCACCCAGAATCCCAAACAACACTTGCTTGATCATTCTCCTCCCTGGAAGTaggccttcgggggggggggggggacggctcTGCTTCTCTTGGGTCTTGCGCGGGACAGTGAGCCTTCTGCGAAGTTCAGGAATGTCGTGGCGCTGCTTAC includes:
- the naaladl1 gene encoding aminopeptidase NAALADL1; the encoded protein is MIKQVLFGILGGALVLTAGILIGHYGIARSPYSWEKDLDESLVHKFLSEVDNVQIEQNLRELTKVPHMATTAGDEQTVQLMLKRWQDPDTGLDQAWREEYLVYLSFPDPTKPNKVTVVNAAADVLYTAREKEKVYTEDQKDPEVVQPYAAYSPPGEPKGKLVYANQGKPGDYKLLSEAVDLRGTIAITRYGGAGRADKAINAAPYGVVGVLVYTDPLDINDGLMSDASETYPHSWYMPPSGVERGSFNTRYGDMLTPYLAAKEETYRIPEENITGIPPIPIQPIGFEDAEKLICELGGTEAPVGWRGAFKCTYNFGGPGFKPTSAFRDSDVKLAIFNTAVTKNSSNVMGVIRGSEEPDRYVIYGNHRDSWVHGAIDPSSGTSVMLELTRVLGRMVKKGTWRPRRSIIFGSWGAEEFGLIGSAEYAEQYFAKLSERTVAYINVDIAVFANATLRASGMPSLQNVIFTAAKQVDAPGLGATSVYDNWIRYANRTSSAHGPVPRVGYLTGAGSDYAAFVHYLGIPSMDISYTYDRSKTNARIYPAYHTAYDTFDYASKFIDPGFTSHQAIARTAGNVLIRLADSLLLPLNCSDYAESLEDYLNTAVTLYQTQTQAQNISMEPLERAVASFRSAATHLDQVIRSSDPANETPLKVRRINDQLMLLDRAFLDPLAFPDKHAYRHVIWASSSAGKPTFPGLADAFANAETTGQAGDWAKVHYHLSVLSQAIEGAAHTLVDVI